A region of Ornithodoros turicata isolate Travis chromosome 5, ASM3712646v1, whole genome shotgun sequence DNA encodes the following proteins:
- the LOC135394076 gene encoding tumor necrosis factor receptor superfamily member 4-like translates to MGSERLINAWLFLLALAASCFVLPVHCHRRHRHGNGLGCSKCPPGSVVMRPCGHGLDTECTPCHMGQYMPHHSHKRHCFPCSLCGEGLFEAHPCTSVSDTVCDSCHTVVKAPHSANFYVKCVNDTSERWELDDTLPSQAMLVSSAAFSHMRHEDRTVPVVQQLRPHHQKVEAYQNGEVPLSFGAGGGGIVTAVISLSVVFGLILAVVLSRWRSTSHVPDRAKHGYMVVAQKPDSCCSSV, encoded by the exons CCCGTTCACTGCCACAGGAGACATAGGCACGGGAACGGTCTCGGCTGCTCCAAGTGCCCCCCGGGCTCCGTGGTGATGAGGCCCTGCGGCCACGGCTTAGACACCGAGTGCACACCATGCCACATGGGACAGTACATGCCCCACCATTCCCACAAGCGTCACTGCTTTCCGTGCTCACTTTGCGGTGAGGGACTCTTCGAAGCACACCCGTGCACATCGGTTAGTGACACCGTCTGCGACTCGTGCCACACCGTCGTCAAGGCGCCACACAGCGCGAACTTTTACGTGAAGTGCGTCAACGACACGTCGGAGAGATGGGAGCTGGACGACACTCTCCCCAGTCAAGCGATGCTAGTCAGCAGCGCAGCCTTCTCACACATGAGGCACGAAG ACAGGACCGTTCCCGTGGTGCAACAACTTCGACCGCATCATCAAAAGGTAGAAGCGTACCAGAACGGAGAAGTGCCGCTGTCCTTCGGCGCTGGTGGCGGAGGCATCGTCACCGCCGTCATCTCCCTGAGTGTCGTCTTTGGTCTCATCCTGGCTGTTGTCCTCAGCAGGTGGAGGTCCACTTCACATGTACCTGATAGG gcaaagcacggcTACATGGTGGTGGCGCAGAAGCCCGATAGTTGCTGTTCCAGCGTCTAG